The following are encoded in a window of Struthio camelus isolate bStrCam1 chromosome Z, bStrCam1.hap1, whole genome shotgun sequence genomic DNA:
- the INIP gene encoding SOSS complex subunit C, whose amino-acid sequence MAANPSGQGFQNKNRVAILAELDKEKRKLLMQNQSSTNHPGASIALARSPLNKDFRDHAEQQHIAAQQKAALQHAHAHSSGYFITQDSAFGNLILPVLPRLEAE is encoded by the exons ATGGCAGCAAATCCTTCAGGACAAG GTTTCCAGAATAAAAATAGAGTTGCAATCCTGGCAGAACTagacaaggagaagagaaagttaCTTATGCAAAACCAATCTTCTACAAATCACCCGGGAGCCAG CATTGCACTTGCAAGATCACCGCTGAACAAGGATTTCCGCGATCATGCTGAGCAACAGCACATTgcagcacagcagaaggctgCGCTGCAG caCGCACACGCACATTCCTCAGGATACTTCATAACTCAAGACTCTGCATTTGGAAATCTTATTCTTCCTGTCTTACCTCGACTTGAGGCAGAATGA